One window of the Alligator mississippiensis isolate rAllMis1 chromosome 5, rAllMis1, whole genome shotgun sequence genome contains the following:
- the LOC106739102 gene encoding pancreatic alpha-amylase: MKILLVLAAVGLCWAQYNPHTKPGRTSIVHLFEWRWADIALECERYLGPNGFGGVQISPPSENIIITNPWRPWWERYQPVSYKLCTRSGNEDEFRNMVTRCNNVGVHIYVDAVVNHMCGAGAGSGSGGTCGSYFNAQTEDFPAVPFSGWDFNDGKCKTGSGEIENYNDPYQVRDCRLVSLLDLALEKDYVRSKIAEYMNYLIDIGVAGFRIDASKHMWPGDMKAFLDKLKNLNTQWFSSGSKPFIYQEVIDLGGEPIKSSEYFGNGRVTEFKYSAKLGTVIRKWNGEKMAYLRNWGEGWGLMPSDKALVFVDNHDNQRGHGAGGASVLTFWDPRQYKMATGFMLAHPYGFTRVMSSFWWPRDFQNGKDINDWVGPPSFEDGTTKPVTINPDTTCGNDWVCEHRWRQIRNMVIFRNVVDGQPFSNWWDNNSNQVAFGRGNKGFIVFNNDDWYMNINLNTGLPAGTYCDVISGQKEGNHCTGIQVHIGADGVANFQISNQAEDPFIAIHVDAKL; encoded by the exons ATGAAGATCCTTCTTGTGCTTGCAGCTGTGGGACTTTGCTGGGCACAGTACAATCCACATACAAAGCCTGGGAGGACTTCTATTGTCCACCTATTTGAATGGCGCTGGGCTGATATTGCTCTTGAATGTGAACGCTATTTAGGACCTAATGGATTCGGTGGAGTTCAG ATATCTCCTCCAAGTGAAAATATTATAATTACTAACCCTTGGAGACCCTGGTGGGAAAGATACCAACCAGTCAGCTACAAGCTGTGCACACGATCTGGTAATGAGGATGAATTTCGAAACATGGTGACCAGATGCAACAATGTTGGA GTTCATATTTATGTGGATGCTGTAGTCAACCACATGTGCGGAGCTGgtgctggctctggcagtggAGGTACTTGTGGAAGCTATTTCAATGCACAGACTGAAGATTTTCCTGCTGTGCCATTTTCAGGCTGGGATTTTAATGATGGCAAATGTAAAACTGGAAGTGGAGAAATTGAAAATTACAATGATCCTTATCAG GTCCGTGACTGCCGCTTGGTTAGTCTTCTTGATCTTGCTCTGGAGAAAGACTACGTGCGCTCGAAAATTGCTGAATACATGAACTACCTTATTGATATTGGTGTAGCAGGCTTCAGAATTGATGCCTCCAAACATATGTGGCCTGGGGACATGAAGGCATTTTTAGACAAACTGAAAAATCTAAATACTCAATGGTTTTCTTCAGGATCAAAACCTTTTATTTATCAGGAG GTAATTGACTTAGGTGGAGAACCAATCAAAAGCAGCGAGTACTTTGGAAATGGCCGAGTGACGGAATTCAAATATAGTGCAAAACTGGGGACAGTCATACGGAAATGGAATGGAGAAAAGATGGCTtatttaag GAACTGGGGAGAAGGCTGGGGACTTATGCCTTCTGATAAAGCACTTGTCTTTGTGGATAATCATGACAACCAGAGAGGACATGGTGCAGGTGGAGCCTCTGTTTTAACTTTCTGGGATCCCAG ACAATATAAAATGGCAACGGGCTTCATGCTTGCCCATCCTTATGGATTTACACGTGTGATGTCAAGTTTTTGGTGGCCCAGGGATTTCCAGAATGGAAAG GATATTAATGATTGGGTGGGACCACCAAGCTTTGAGGATGGAACAACCAAACCTGTTACAATTAATCCAGATACCACTTGTGGAAATGACTGGGTCTGTGAACATAGATGGCGCCAAATAAG GAACATGGTTATTTTCCGAAATGTGGTTGATGGACAACCTTTCTCCAACTGGTGGGACAATAATAGCAATCAAGTGGCCTTTGGACGTGGAAATAAAGGATTCATTGTCTTCAATAATGATGACTG gtacaTGAATATCAATTTGAACACTGGCCTTCCTGCTGGAACTTACTGTGATGTTATTTCTGGGCAAAAGGAAGGGAACCACTGTACTGGAATACAAGTGCACATTGGTGCTGATGGAGTTGCTAATTTCCAAATTAGCAACCAGGCTGAAGATCCATTCATTGCAATTCATGTAGATGCTAAATTGTAA